ATTTGCCGGGTGAGCAGGCCCTGCTGGAGCAGCGCCTGCGGGAGCGGATGGCTCAGGTCTTTACCGAAGCGCGGGTGGCGGCGATCGCTGCTCAGCCAGCGCCCCTCAAGGTGCGGCAGCACCATGGAGATGGCTCGGTGACGGAGCGCCTCGAGCAGCCCGTCCCGGCGATCGCGCCCTTGGCGGAGCAGCTGCAGCCCTGGCTGGCCCACGATCGGGCGGCCCTGCGCTGGGGGACGACTTGGCGGGCGGCGATCGCCCTGCGCCAGCAGACCCAGACCCACCTCAACGAAGTGCGTCGTGAAAAAGCGCTGCCGCTGCTGGAGCAGTTCCAGTGGATTGCTGCTGGGGCGGCCTTTGCCAACCCTTTGCCGGCGCTCGACTTGCTGTCAACAGCGGCGATCAACGGCCAAATGGTGATGGAGCTCGGCGCGATTTATCAGCAGCGCTTCTCCCTGGAGCAGGCCCAAGCTGTGGCCAAGGAAATGGCGGGCCTGCTGCTCAAGCTGGGGCTGGTCGAGCTGTCGACTCAGGGCGTGACGGCGGCCCTCAAGAGCAACGCGGCGACCTATGTGGCCGGTGGGGTGGTTCAGGGGGCGAGCGCGGCCTACCTCACGCGCCTGGCGGGGCTGAGCCTGCTGGCCTACTTCGAAGAACATGGAGATGGGGCGGTGCCGTCGCGCGATCGCCTCAGCGAGCTGCTTCAGGCAGTCTTTCAGCAAGAACAGCGATCGGCGTTCTTCCAGCGCATTGCCCAGCAGAGCCTCCAGCGCTTGATCCCCGGCGCGACGCCTTCCGCTTCTTCTGTGGTGGCTTCTTTGTAAGCTTTGGCTGTTGTGCGAAACGTTTCTGGTCGACAAGAGCAGCACTGGACCCGCGCCCGCGCGAGTTTGCGGCAGGCGATCGCCCGCTATACCTATCCCAATCGCCAAGATGGCGGCACGCCGCCGCCCCCTGACAGTCGCTGGCAAGCGGCGGTCCAGCCAGAGCTCGATCTGCTGCAAAATTTGCTCACCAAGCTGGAGCAGGGGCTGGTGCGCATTGCCGCTTTTGGGCTGGTGAGCCGGGGTAAGTCGGCTCTCCTGAATGCCCTGATGGGGCAAAAGGTCTTTGAGACGGGGCCGCTCAATGGCGTGACTCAGTGGCCGCGATCGGTGCGCTGGCTGCCCAGCGGCGGCAGCAAAATCCAGGTGGAGCTGATCGACACCCCCGGCCTCGATGAGG
This genomic stretch from Geitlerinema sp. PCC 7407 harbors:
- a CDS encoding DUF697 domain-containing protein, with the translated sequence MAVSMKRPLLVGGVGLSLGLWLLDSLNHAVSEWGTVVLLGAIALGSGWFWLRRQSGADLELGPVSVTVDRAMAEGAIAEAEAKIQLLAMETSDEQRLTGLRERLAAIATLSQRTTLSIALLGGKNVGKTTLSQRLQAALPEATLRWTDTAALFSQGGSEGDEAVWQAIAEADVALLITAGDLTDMEFQALQRLASLRYPTILVLNKQDQYLPGEQALLEQRLRERMAQVFTEARVAAIAAQPAPLKVRQHHGDGSVTERLEQPVPAIAPLAEQLQPWLAHDRAALRWGTTWRAAIALRQQTQTHLNEVRREKALPLLEQFQWIAAGAAFANPLPALDLLSTAAINGQMVMELGAIYQQRFSLEQAQAVAKEMAGLLLKLGLVELSTQGVTAALKSNAATYVAGGVVQGASAAYLTRLAGLSLLAYFEEHGDGAVPSRDRLSELLQAVFQQEQRSAFFQRIAQQSLQRLIPGATPSASSVVASL